A window of the Salvelinus sp. IW2-2015 linkage group LG37, ASM291031v2, whole genome shotgun sequence genome harbors these coding sequences:
- the LOC111960343 gene encoding galactose-3-O-sulfotransferase 3-like yields the protein MVSQLIGSRYGQPHARFIGSADQSAEEVYSWYCAYQSSVLLLHQWGHFSWTMEALHLGCPSLRTHPSFSLKXKHTNVAFLKTHKTASTTMQNLLFRFAERHNLTVALPVQASACGHQFCYPRTFSTHLVHPHTLPPNVVTSHMRFNRAEMQRLMPNDTIYVTILREPGSMFESLFSYYNQYCQSFKRVPNGSLEAFLDEPWRYYRPDENDSMYARNTLTFDLGGDKDHPEADVAAYARAFVAKTERVFSLVMIAEYFDESLILLRHLLSWDLEDMLYVKLNMRTSGSKHSLSPGLPAKIRAWNNLDARLYDHFNASLWRQLASLGPACVARELRLLRRAQEKLVRGCFGGGLPQLRSAAQIKNKELRPWQPSAKVDIVGYDLPTNTNATRPGSLAHXLCLKLIMPEVQYTRVLLRSQSLRYRRSYPLRSPQPQQPIRSVLSRRKHVGMQPMHRQAPPLGPGPASSPTATPQPPGTQSRATRVGLRSSGPQRKTP from the exons gacGATGGAAGCCCTTCACCTGGGCTGCCCGTCGTTGCGCACCCACCCGTCATTCTCTCTCAAGRCCAAACACACCAACGTGGCCTTTCTCAAGACGCACAAGACGGCCAGCACCACCATGCAGAATCTGCTCTTCCGCTTCGCCGAGCGCCACAACCTGACCGTGGCGCTCCCTGTGCAGGCCT CNGCCTGCGGACACCAGTTCTGCTACCCGCGCACCTTCAGCACCCACCTCGTCCACCCACACACCCTGCCACCCAACGTGGTCACCAGCCACATGCGCTTCAACCGCGCCGAGATGCAACGCCTCATGCCTAATGATACCATCTACGTGACCATACTTCGAGAACCAGGGTCCATGTTTGAATCGTTGTTCAGTTACTATAACCAGTACTGTCAGAGTTTTAAGAGAGTTCCCAACGGCTCTCTGGAGGCGTTTCTGGACGAGCCGTGGCGGTACTACCGTCCGGACGAGAATGACTCCATGTATGCCCGTAACACTCTGACTTTTGACCTGGGCGGGGACAAGGACCATCCGGAGGCGGACGTGGCTGCGTACGCCCGGGCCTTCGTGGCCAAGACGGAGCGCGTCTTCTCCCTGGTGATGATCGCCGAGTACTTTGATGAGTCGCTGATCCTCCTCCGTCACCTCCTCTCCTGGGATCTGGAAGATATGCTCTACGTCAAGCTCAACATGCGGACGTCCGGCTCCAAGCACAGCCTCTCGCCGGGCCTCCCTGCCAAGATCCGCGCCTGGAACAACCTGGATGCACGCCTCTACGACCACTTCAACGCCTCGCTGTGGCGCCAGCTGGCATCCCTGGGCCCAGCGTGCGTGGCCAGGGAGCTGCGGCTGCTCCGCAGGGCCCAGGAGAAGCTGGTGAGGGGCTGCTTCGGGGGAGGGCTCCCCCAACTCCGCTCGGCCGCCCAGATCAAGAACAAGGAGCTGCGGCCGTGGCAGCCCAGCGCAAAGGTGGACATCGTGGGCTATGATCTGCCGACCAACACCAATGCTACACGGCCCGGAAGCCTGGCCCACYAGCTGTGTCTTAAGCTCATCATGCCCGAAGTCCAGTACACCAGGGTCTTGCTACGATCGCAGTCGCTACGCTACCGACGAAGCTACCCCCTCCGCTCCCCTCAGCCCCAGCAGCCCATACGGTCGGTCCTATCACGCCGCAAACATGTGGGGATGCAGCCGATGCACCGGCAGGCCCCTCCTCTAGGACCTGGTCCTGCCTCGAGCCCCACAGCCACTCCTCAACCCCCAGGGACCCAGAGCAGGGCCACCAGGGTGGGACTAAGGTCCTCGGGCCCCCAGAGGAAGACACCATAA